Proteins encoded by one window of Kineosporia sp. NBRC 101731:
- a CDS encoding metal-sensitive transcriptional regulator, which yields MELEPTEIKSIITRMKRAHGHLGSVIRMMEEGADCEAVLTQLAAVNKAIARSGYAVVATGLTHCIAESENGLEGVDVKKLEKLFLALA from the coding sequence GTGGAGCTGGAACCCACTGAAATCAAAAGCATCATCACCCGCATGAAGCGGGCCCACGGCCATTTGGGCAGCGTGATCCGGATGATGGAGGAGGGGGCCGACTGCGAGGCAGTTCTCACGCAGTTGGCGGCCGTGAACAAGGCCATCGCCCGATCCGGCTACGCCGTGGTCGCGACGGGGCTCACCCACTGCATCGCGGAGTCCGAGAACGGTCTCGAGGGTGTTGATGTGAAGAAATTGGAAAAGCTCTTCCTGGCGCTCGCCTGA
- a CDS encoding phosphotransferase, with the protein MTSIPPSWGKAEKLDAGQMADELFARTGTRLVVEGPCAGGEVGAAFVRWEDGHRSVLKWRPHSRKADLLRGPLAVCEAARTAGIPAPGTELVEQIGHAVVMVQELRPGTQLDHLDQSLLHQALSINDRQKDLLVDRPDIPPIQLYLQDDGPGYCLHEPLRQYSNRTAALERRIRAVTSDAARHHDAVHLDFHPGNLLAEGGSITGLVDWDGAGRGDRRLDLVTLYFGLHHRGRRPETSTLDGVLKHIPDHELQPLWAHMSLRLTDWAIRHHTDDDVNHWLDLAEQRL; encoded by the coding sequence ATGACTTCCATCCCTCCCAGCTGGGGTAAGGCTGAAAAACTCGACGCCGGGCAGATGGCCGATGAGCTCTTCGCCAGGACCGGGACGCGGCTCGTGGTGGAAGGGCCGTGCGCCGGCGGGGAAGTGGGTGCGGCCTTCGTGCGCTGGGAAGACGGTCACCGGTCAGTGCTCAAGTGGCGTCCGCACAGCAGGAAGGCCGATCTGCTGCGGGGTCCGCTCGCGGTCTGCGAAGCGGCCCGGACGGCGGGTATCCCGGCTCCCGGAACAGAGCTGGTGGAACAGATCGGGCACGCCGTGGTCATGGTGCAGGAGCTCAGGCCCGGCACCCAGCTCGACCATCTCGACCAGAGCCTTCTCCACCAGGCGCTCAGCATCAATGACCGGCAGAAAGATCTGCTCGTCGACCGGCCGGACATCCCGCCGATCCAGTTGTATCTGCAGGACGACGGCCCCGGATACTGCCTGCACGAACCGCTCAGGCAGTACAGCAACCGCACCGCCGCCCTGGAGCGCCGCATCCGCGCGGTCACTTCGGACGCGGCCAGGCACCACGACGCCGTTCACCTGGACTTTCACCCGGGCAACCTGCTGGCCGAGGGCGGCTCGATCACCGGTCTCGTGGACTGGGACGGCGCCGGCCGAGGAGACCGGCGCCTCGACCTGGTCACTCTCTACTTCGGCCTGCACCACCGAGGCCGGCGGCCGGAAACCTCGACGCTCGACGGCGTCCTCAAGCACATCCCCGACCACGAACTCCAACCCCTCTGGGCCCACATGAGCCTGCGCCTGACCGACTGGGCCATCCGGCACCACACCGACGATGACGTGAACCATTGGCTGGATCTCGCCGAGCAACGCCTCTGA
- a CDS encoding MMPL family transporter produces MPSGPSRPKPPERPFGPLGRLGLMVTAHTRITTLVWVVLIVGLGLFAPRVEAELSGAGWQANGSESVAVREAAQSHFGGAASHALQIVVHADQGQVTQGRGAEVITEATRLLTADPRISQVNPPQTSPDGSTAILLAGAAADTNEMVRAADDLKGPLKALSGEGIQVDPTGSSLLWSDFNEANLEAMLKSELYSWPITLAILVLAFGALLAAGLPLLLTLAGLVASAGSLVLINHLVPVSIWAMNFAMMFALALGIDYALFLVVRYRAARAARSARSVPGLDDRRAVAETMDTAGKAVLLSGLTVVVSLSAVMVVPSPSFRSMAAGVMLAVVFVLAATLTLLPLVLVSLGDRINKLSLPWSRTSESRSPRFEAWGERLWRRPVLFGTAAVVILLALTAPVLGLRTAMPSIKVLPADASARVGYDVVQKAFGPGAPGTLQIIGAAGDSLAIAEILSADPGIATVTPAGAAADGTMMFQAVPTVDPSDPALVTTVERLRTDLPTSALVGGAAVENLDLKKQLDDSTPLVIGIVLALGFLLLLVALQAPLISALGTLAGLLSTAAAFGVARLIFQEGFGAGLLGFTSQGFLDAWAPVFFFAMVFAIAMDYTVFLLASAKEHWERTGDPREAMVGAMAHSGRVIFAAGAVMVAVFFTFALSGPLPPKEMGVVLGIAVLLDAFLVRLVLLPVMLRLTGKTAWWCPVWLRRVLPRITFSHG; encoded by the coding sequence ATGCCGAGCGGCCCGTCCCGGCCGAAGCCACCGGAGAGACCTTTCGGCCCACTCGGGCGCCTCGGGTTGATGGTGACCGCCCACACGCGGATCACGACACTCGTCTGGGTCGTACTGATCGTCGGGCTGGGCCTTTTCGCCCCGCGTGTCGAGGCGGAACTGTCCGGAGCGGGCTGGCAGGCCAACGGTTCCGAATCGGTCGCCGTGCGTGAGGCCGCTCAAAGTCACTTCGGGGGCGCTGCGTCACACGCCCTGCAGATCGTGGTGCACGCCGACCAAGGTCAGGTGACGCAGGGCCGGGGCGCCGAGGTGATCACCGAGGCCACCCGCCTGCTGACGGCCGACCCCCGGATCTCGCAGGTCAACCCGCCACAGACCAGCCCGGACGGGTCCACCGCCATCCTCCTGGCAGGCGCGGCCGCGGACACCAACGAGATGGTCCGAGCTGCGGACGATCTCAAGGGCCCCCTGAAAGCCCTTTCCGGGGAAGGGATCCAGGTCGACCCGACCGGATCGTCCCTCCTCTGGAGTGACTTCAACGAGGCCAACCTCGAGGCCATGCTGAAGTCCGAGCTGTACTCCTGGCCGATCACCCTGGCGATCCTGGTGCTGGCCTTCGGGGCCCTGCTGGCCGCCGGGCTGCCGCTGCTACTCACCCTGGCCGGGCTGGTCGCCTCGGCCGGATCGCTGGTACTGATCAACCATCTGGTGCCGGTCTCGATCTGGGCGATGAACTTCGCGATGATGTTCGCGCTGGCCCTGGGCATCGATTACGCGCTCTTCCTGGTGGTGCGTTACCGGGCCGCCCGGGCCGCCCGGTCCGCCCGGTCCGTTCCGGGTCTGGACGACCGCCGGGCGGTAGCCGAAACCATGGACACCGCCGGTAAAGCCGTGCTGCTCAGCGGCCTGACCGTGGTGGTGTCGCTGAGTGCCGTGATGGTGGTGCCCAGCCCGTCGTTCCGCTCCATGGCGGCCGGCGTCATGCTGGCCGTGGTCTTCGTGCTGGCGGCGACACTCACCCTGCTGCCCCTCGTGCTGGTGTCTCTCGGGGACCGGATCAACAAGCTGTCCCTCCCCTGGTCCCGGACGTCCGAGTCCCGTTCCCCCCGGTTCGAGGCCTGGGGCGAGCGCCTGTGGCGACGTCCCGTGCTGTTCGGCACCGCCGCCGTCGTGATCCTGCTCGCCCTCACCGCCCCCGTACTCGGCCTGCGCACCGCGATGCCCTCGATCAAAGTGCTGCCTGCCGACGCCTCCGCCCGGGTGGGGTACGACGTGGTGCAGAAGGCCTTCGGCCCGGGAGCACCGGGCACCCTGCAGATCATCGGTGCCGCCGGTGACAGCCTGGCCATCGCCGAGATTCTCTCCGCCGACCCGGGCATCGCCACGGTGACACCGGCCGGGGCCGCGGCCGACGGCACCATGATGTTCCAGGCCGTGCCCACGGTGGACCCGTCCGATCCCGCGCTGGTGACCACCGTCGAGCGGCTACGCACCGATCTCCCGACATCAGCCCTGGTCGGTGGGGCAGCGGTGGAGAATCTCGACCTGAAGAAGCAACTCGACGACTCGACCCCGCTGGTCATCGGGATCGTGCTCGCGCTGGGCTTTCTCCTGCTGCTGGTGGCACTCCAGGCCCCGCTGATCTCCGCCCTGGGCACGCTGGCCGGCCTTCTCTCGACGGCGGCGGCGTTCGGAGTGGCCCGGCTGATCTTCCAGGAGGGCTTCGGGGCCGGACTGCTCGGCTTCACCTCACAAGGTTTCCTCGACGCCTGGGCCCCGGTGTTCTTCTTCGCCATGGTCTTCGCGATCGCCATGGATTACACGGTCTTCCTGCTGGCCTCGGCGAAAGAACACTGGGAACGCACCGGCGACCCGCGCGAGGCCATGGTCGGTGCGATGGCCCATTCGGGCCGGGTGATCTTCGCCGCCGGGGCTGTGATGGTGGCGGTCTTCTTCACCTTCGCCCTGTCCGGCCCGCTCCCCCCGAAGGAGATGGGCGTCGTCCTCGGTATCGCCGTGCTCCTGGACGCCTTCCTGGTCCGCCTTGTTCTGCTGCCGGTGATGCTCCGGCTGACCGGAAAGACTGCCTGGTGGTGCCCTGTCTGGCTGCGTCGGGTGCTTCCGCGCATCACCTTCTCTCACGGCTGA